In Lytechinus variegatus isolate NC3 chromosome 18, Lvar_3.0, whole genome shotgun sequence, a single genomic region encodes these proteins:
- the LOC121432230 gene encoding calcium-activated potassium channel subunit alpha-1-like, giving the protein MIPIERCFSLAEDHIFQVDLAFNIFFLLYFILRFVAAQDKFWFWLSLNSVVDFFTIPPIFVSIYMSRTWLGLRFLRALRLMQLSEILQFLSILRTSNSIKLLNLVTHLLTLWLGFAGIIHLVENSGDPWMQFANKQPLSYWTCIYFLVVTMSTVGYGDVYAKTVLGRIFATTFIFGGLAMFATVVPEIYEIVSQRGKYSGSLQSEKGKK; this is encoded by the exons ATGAT aCCAATAGAAAGATGCTTCAGTTTAGCAGAGGATCATATCTTCCAGGTGGACCTTGCCTTCAATATATTCTTTCTCCTGTACTTTATTCTGAGG tTTGTAGCTGCTCAGGACAAATTCTGGTTCTGGCTTTCACTGAATTCTGTTGTAGATTTCTTCACCATTCCTCCAATATTTGTATCCATCTATATGTCCAGAACATGGCttg GCCTAAGGTTCTTAAGGGCATTGCGTCTCATGCAGCTTTCAGAGATTCTCCAGTTCTTGAGTATTCTCAGAACCAGCAACTCCATCAAGCTCCTCAACCTGGTCACACACCTATTAACATTATGGCTGGGATTTGCAGGCATCATACACCTG gTCGAGAATTCAGGTGACCCATGGATGCAATTTGCCAACAAGCAACCCCTCTCCTACTGGACGTGTATTTACTTCCTGGTCGTCACCATGTCAACGGTCGGCTATGGAGATGTGTATGCAAAAACTGTTCTTGGGAGGATCTTTGCCACTACCTTCATCTTCGGTGGCTTG GCCATGTTTGCAACAGTGGTTCCCGAAATCTATGAAATTGTAAGCCAGAGAGGGAAATACAGTGGTTCGCTGCAGTCAGAGAAGGGCAAGAAGTAA